In Ctenopharyngodon idella isolate HZGC_01 chromosome 20, HZGC01, whole genome shotgun sequence, the following proteins share a genomic window:
- the heca gene encoding headcase protein homolog isoform X1, whose amino-acid sequence MPNQKSNKGKRNKRTNSSGDEQENGASASAVTGGTASVLTGATAGPPSDNRSGKNVTSVNVLSDEATCATPLVCSLGRPVDLEKDDYQRVVCNSELCPYGNWMHLQCFYEWESSILVQFNCIGRARSWNEKQCRQNMWTKKGYDLAFRFCSCRCGQGHLKKDTDWYQVKRMHDERKKKLPEKGSGKPSSGASSVGGACGGGGPEAADEPKKGKSSASHKLAHRGSSQELSRRQSADWQNSQERCHGGPPNAIGGVSHGLRSPCESPTQSPPSGFASFPPQSLGGPRSSRHLGEFLKNAVHTEGHRKHLLSGGVVARGAHLEQGAANMCLPRLSPGDNPVQFLRRLDLSELLTHIPRHKLNTYHVRMEDDAQAGQGEDLRKFILSALSASHRNVVNCALCHHTLPIFEQFPLVDGTLFLSPSRHDEIEYDVPCHLQGRLMHLYAICVDCLEGVHKIVCIKCKSRWDGSWHQLGTMYTYDILAASPCCQARLNCKHCGKPVIDVRVGMQYFSEYSNVQQCPHCGNLDYHFVKPFSSFKVLEAY is encoded by the exons ATGCCCAACCAAAAAAGCAACAAGGGGAAGAGAAATAAACGCACGAATAGTAGCGGGGACGAGCAAGAAAATGGAGCCTCTGCGTCTGCGGTTACAGGAGGAACTGCCTCGGTGTTGACTGGAGCGACAGCGGGTCCGCCGAGCGACAACAGAAGCGGTAAGAACGTCACTTCAGTGAATGTTCTATCAGACG AGGCTACATGTGCCACCCCATTAGTGTGCAGTCTGGGCCGTCCCGTTGACCTTGAGAAGGACGACTACCAGCGTGTGGTGTGCAACAGTGAACTCTGCCCCTACGGCAATTGGATGCACCTGCAATGCTTCTATGAGTGGGAGAGCAGCATCCTGGTGCAGTTCAACTGCATCGGCCGGGCCCGCAGCTGGAACGAGAAGCAGTGCCGACAGAACATGTGGACCAAAAAGGGCTACGATCTAGCCTTCCGCTTCTGCTCCTGTCGCTGCGGCCAGGGACACCTGAAAAAAGACACTGACTGGTACCAGGTGAAACGCATGCACGATGAGCGCAAGAAAAAGCTGCCAGAGAAAGGGAGCGGGAAGCCCAGCAGTGGTGCCTCCTCTGTAGGTGGCGCTTGCGGCGGAGGGGGGCCGGAAGCTGCCGATGAGCCCAAGAAAGGGAAATCATCTGCAAGCCATAAGCTAGCTCACCGTGGCTCCAGTCAGGAACTGTCTCGCAGACAATCGGCAGATTGGCAGAACTCCCAGGAGAGATGTCACGGCGGTCCTCCCAATGCCATCGGCGGTGTTTCCCATGGGCTCCGCTCCCCATGCGAATCCCCCACTCAGTCCCCCCCATCGGGCTTCGCCTCCTTTCCCCCCCAGTCCCTCGGTGGCCCGCGTAGCTCGAGGCACCTGGGCGAGTTTCTAAAAAACGCGGTTCATACAGAAGGCCACAGGAAGCATTTGCTGTCCGGAGGTGTGGTGGCACGTGGGGCTCACCTTGAGCAGGGTGCCGCCAACATGTGCCTCCCTCGGCTTTCTCCCGGAGACAACCCTGTGCAGTTCCTGAGGAGGCTGGATCTTTCCGAGCTGCTCACACACATTCCCCGACACAAGCTCAACACTTATCATGTGCGAATGGAGGATGATGCCCAAGCCGGGCAGGGAGAGGATCTCAGGAAGTTCATACTCTCTGCGCTCAGTGCGAGTCACCGCAATGTGGTGAACTGTGCCCTTTGCCATCACACCCTGCCCATCTTTGAGCAGTTCCCTTTAGTGGATGGAACGCTGTTCCTGAGCCCTTCACGCCATGATGAGATCGAGTATGATGTACCGTGCCATTTACAAG GGAGGCTGATGCACCTTTATGCCATCTGTGTGGACTGCCTGGAAGGAGTACACAAAATCGTGTGTATAAAGTGCAAGTCTAGGTGGGATGGAAGCTGGCACCAGCTGGGCACAATGTACACATACGACATACTGGCTGCATCGCCGTGCTGCCAG GCACGGCTCAACTGCAAGCATTGTGGGAAACCCGTTATAGACGTACGTGTGGGCATGCAGTATTTCTCAGAGTACAGCAATGTACAGCAGTGTCCTCACTGTGGCAATCTGGACTATCACTTTGTAAAGCCATTCTCCTCGTTCAAAGTTCTCGAAGCTTATTGA
- the abracl gene encoding costars family protein ABRACL, with protein sequence MNVEHEVTLLVDEIRRLGSKNADGKTTVKFGVLFNDDQCANLFEALVGTLKAAKRKKVITFEGELLLQGVHDNVDVILLQD encoded by the exons ATGAATGTGGAACATGAAGTTACGCTGCTCGTTGATGAGATTCGTCGACTGGGCAGTAAAA ACGCAGATGGAAAGACCACTGTCAAATTTGGAGTCTTGTTTAATGATGACCAGTGCGCCAACCTCTTTGAAGCTCTGGTCGGAACGCTGAAAGCGGCCAAGCGAAAGAAGGTCATCACGTTTGAAGGGGAGCTACTACTGCAAGGAGTTCACGACAACGTTGATGTCATATTACTGCAGGACTGA
- the heca gene encoding headcase protein homolog isoform X2, with translation MPNQKSNKGKRNKRTNSSGDEQENGASASAVTGGTASVLTGATAGPPSDNRSEATCATPLVCSLGRPVDLEKDDYQRVVCNSELCPYGNWMHLQCFYEWESSILVQFNCIGRARSWNEKQCRQNMWTKKGYDLAFRFCSCRCGQGHLKKDTDWYQVKRMHDERKKKLPEKGSGKPSSGASSVGGACGGGGPEAADEPKKGKSSASHKLAHRGSSQELSRRQSADWQNSQERCHGGPPNAIGGVSHGLRSPCESPTQSPPSGFASFPPQSLGGPRSSRHLGEFLKNAVHTEGHRKHLLSGGVVARGAHLEQGAANMCLPRLSPGDNPVQFLRRLDLSELLTHIPRHKLNTYHVRMEDDAQAGQGEDLRKFILSALSASHRNVVNCALCHHTLPIFEQFPLVDGTLFLSPSRHDEIEYDVPCHLQGRLMHLYAICVDCLEGVHKIVCIKCKSRWDGSWHQLGTMYTYDILAASPCCQARLNCKHCGKPVIDVRVGMQYFSEYSNVQQCPHCGNLDYHFVKPFSSFKVLEAY, from the exons ATGCCCAACCAAAAAAGCAACAAGGGGAAGAGAAATAAACGCACGAATAGTAGCGGGGACGAGCAAGAAAATGGAGCCTCTGCGTCTGCGGTTACAGGAGGAACTGCCTCGGTGTTGACTGGAGCGACAGCGGGTCCGCCGAGCGACAACAGAAGCG AGGCTACATGTGCCACCCCATTAGTGTGCAGTCTGGGCCGTCCCGTTGACCTTGAGAAGGACGACTACCAGCGTGTGGTGTGCAACAGTGAACTCTGCCCCTACGGCAATTGGATGCACCTGCAATGCTTCTATGAGTGGGAGAGCAGCATCCTGGTGCAGTTCAACTGCATCGGCCGGGCCCGCAGCTGGAACGAGAAGCAGTGCCGACAGAACATGTGGACCAAAAAGGGCTACGATCTAGCCTTCCGCTTCTGCTCCTGTCGCTGCGGCCAGGGACACCTGAAAAAAGACACTGACTGGTACCAGGTGAAACGCATGCACGATGAGCGCAAGAAAAAGCTGCCAGAGAAAGGGAGCGGGAAGCCCAGCAGTGGTGCCTCCTCTGTAGGTGGCGCTTGCGGCGGAGGGGGGCCGGAAGCTGCCGATGAGCCCAAGAAAGGGAAATCATCTGCAAGCCATAAGCTAGCTCACCGTGGCTCCAGTCAGGAACTGTCTCGCAGACAATCGGCAGATTGGCAGAACTCCCAGGAGAGATGTCACGGCGGTCCTCCCAATGCCATCGGCGGTGTTTCCCATGGGCTCCGCTCCCCATGCGAATCCCCCACTCAGTCCCCCCCATCGGGCTTCGCCTCCTTTCCCCCCCAGTCCCTCGGTGGCCCGCGTAGCTCGAGGCACCTGGGCGAGTTTCTAAAAAACGCGGTTCATACAGAAGGCCACAGGAAGCATTTGCTGTCCGGAGGTGTGGTGGCACGTGGGGCTCACCTTGAGCAGGGTGCCGCCAACATGTGCCTCCCTCGGCTTTCTCCCGGAGACAACCCTGTGCAGTTCCTGAGGAGGCTGGATCTTTCCGAGCTGCTCACACACATTCCCCGACACAAGCTCAACACTTATCATGTGCGAATGGAGGATGATGCCCAAGCCGGGCAGGGAGAGGATCTCAGGAAGTTCATACTCTCTGCGCTCAGTGCGAGTCACCGCAATGTGGTGAACTGTGCCCTTTGCCATCACACCCTGCCCATCTTTGAGCAGTTCCCTTTAGTGGATGGAACGCTGTTCCTGAGCCCTTCACGCCATGATGAGATCGAGTATGATGTACCGTGCCATTTACAAG GGAGGCTGATGCACCTTTATGCCATCTGTGTGGACTGCCTGGAAGGAGTACACAAAATCGTGTGTATAAAGTGCAAGTCTAGGTGGGATGGAAGCTGGCACCAGCTGGGCACAATGTACACATACGACATACTGGCTGCATCGCCGTGCTGCCAG GCACGGCTCAACTGCAAGCATTGTGGGAAACCCGTTATAGACGTACGTGTGGGCATGCAGTATTTCTCAGAGTACAGCAATGTACAGCAGTGTCCTCACTGTGGCAATCTGGACTATCACTTTGTAAAGCCATTCTCCTCGTTCAAAGTTCTCGAAGCTTATTGA
- the slc25a27 gene encoding mitochondrial uncoupling protein 4 isoform X2: protein MHPVQENSRWPRVSKFTLSACAATVAELVTFPLDLTKTRLQIQGEGGSRQHGGSVQPLKYRGMLSTAMGIVREEGPLKLWQGVTPAIYRHIVYSGGRMLAYEQLRESVLGRSEDGIFPVWKAVIGSMISGALGQFIASPTDLVKVQMQMEGRRRLEGKPPRVHGVYHAFTKIIAEGGIRGLWAGWVPNVQRAALVNLGDLMTYDTVKHFLLRNTSIPDNSICHGLASICSGLVAAIMGTPADVVKTRVMNQPRDSNGRGLLYKSSTDCLVQSVRREGFFSLYKGFLPTWFRMAPWSLTFWLTFEQMRRAMGISSF, encoded by the exons ATGCATCCTGTACAAGAAAATTCGCGGTGGCCCCGAGTATCAAAGTTCACTCTGTCAGCATGTGCAGCAACTGTTGCAGAATTAG TCACATTCCCTCTGGACCTTACCAAAACCAGACTTCAGATACAGGGTGAAGGTGGTTCCCGACAGCATGGTGGAAGTGTGCAGCCTTTAAAATACAGGGGCATGCTGAGCACAGCTATGGGTATAGTGCGAGAAGAGGGGCCCTTGAAATTGTGGCAAGGGGTCACACCAGCTATCTACAGACATATAG TGTATTCCGGCGGCAGGATGTTGGCCTATGAACAGCTCAGGGAATCGGTCTTGGGAAGATCTGAAGATGGCATTTTTCCAGTTTG GAAAGCAGTGATCGGCAGTATGATTTCTGGTGCCTTGGGCCAGTTCATCGCTAGTCCAACAGATCTAGTGAAAGTTCAAATGCAAATGGAGGGCAGGCGCCGACTAGAAGGGAAACCACCAAG agtacATGGAGTTTACCATGCTTTTACAAAGATCATAGCTGAGGGAGGAATACGAGGCCTTTGGGCAGGATGGGTTCCCAACGTTCAGAGAGCTGCCCTAGTCAATTTAGGAG ATCTCATGACATATGATACAGTAAAGCATTTTCTACTGAGAAACACCTCCATACCGGACAACAGCATTTGTCATGGATTGGCAAG CATTTGCTCAGGATTGGTTGCAGCTATTATGGGAACACCAGCTGATGTTGTGAAAACTAGAGTAATGAACCAGCCACGGGATTCAAACGGAAG GGGTCTTCTCTACAAGTCTTCTACTGACTGTCTTGTTCAGTCTGTGAGAAGAGAAGGATTTTTTTCCCTCTATAAAGGATTTCTACCAACTTGGTTTAGAATG GCTCCCTGGTCTTTGACTTTCTGGCTTACATTTGAGCAAATGAGACGAGCAATGGGCATCAGCTcgttttaa
- the slc25a27 gene encoding mitochondrial uncoupling protein 4 isoform X1, with protein MSLGCHTSTSCTIFRSFWTGNQRTPAMHPVQENSRWPRVSKFTLSACAATVAELVTFPLDLTKTRLQIQGEGGSRQHGGSVQPLKYRGMLSTAMGIVREEGPLKLWQGVTPAIYRHIVYSGGRMLAYEQLRESVLGRSEDGIFPVWKAVIGSMISGALGQFIASPTDLVKVQMQMEGRRRLEGKPPRVHGVYHAFTKIIAEGGIRGLWAGWVPNVQRAALVNLGDLMTYDTVKHFLLRNTSIPDNSICHGLASICSGLVAAIMGTPADVVKTRVMNQPRDSNGRGLLYKSSTDCLVQSVRREGFFSLYKGFLPTWFRMAPWSLTFWLTFEQMRRAMGISSF; from the exons ATGTCGCTTGGATGCCATACCTCAACAAGCTGTACAATTTTTAGGAGTTTCTGGAC tggGAATCAGAGGACACCTGCAATGCATCCTGTACAAGAAAATTCGCGGTGGCCCCGAGTATCAAAGTTCACTCTGTCAGCATGTGCAGCAACTGTTGCAGAATTAG TCACATTCCCTCTGGACCTTACCAAAACCAGACTTCAGATACAGGGTGAAGGTGGTTCCCGACAGCATGGTGGAAGTGTGCAGCCTTTAAAATACAGGGGCATGCTGAGCACAGCTATGGGTATAGTGCGAGAAGAGGGGCCCTTGAAATTGTGGCAAGGGGTCACACCAGCTATCTACAGACATATAG TGTATTCCGGCGGCAGGATGTTGGCCTATGAACAGCTCAGGGAATCGGTCTTGGGAAGATCTGAAGATGGCATTTTTCCAGTTTG GAAAGCAGTGATCGGCAGTATGATTTCTGGTGCCTTGGGCCAGTTCATCGCTAGTCCAACAGATCTAGTGAAAGTTCAAATGCAAATGGAGGGCAGGCGCCGACTAGAAGGGAAACCACCAAG agtacATGGAGTTTACCATGCTTTTACAAAGATCATAGCTGAGGGAGGAATACGAGGCCTTTGGGCAGGATGGGTTCCCAACGTTCAGAGAGCTGCCCTAGTCAATTTAGGAG ATCTCATGACATATGATACAGTAAAGCATTTTCTACTGAGAAACACCTCCATACCGGACAACAGCATTTGTCATGGATTGGCAAG CATTTGCTCAGGATTGGTTGCAGCTATTATGGGAACACCAGCTGATGTTGTGAAAACTAGAGTAATGAACCAGCCACGGGATTCAAACGGAAG GGGTCTTCTCTACAAGTCTTCTACTGACTGTCTTGTTCAGTCTGTGAGAAGAGAAGGATTTTTTTCCCTCTATAAAGGATTTCTACCAACTTGGTTTAGAATG GCTCCCTGGTCTTTGACTTTCTGGCTTACATTTGAGCAAATGAGACGAGCAATGGGCATCAGCTcgttttaa
- the ptrhd1 gene encoding putative peptidyl-tRNA hydrolase PTRHD1, whose amino-acid sequence MATPSSGTSRRLVQYVIVRSDLIHTLSWPLGAVITQACHAATAAIHLHYSDPDTQEYLAELDSMHKVVLQAPDEASLSTLSSTLREKDIAHKLWMEQPENIPTCLALKPYPKETVQPFLKKFKLFK is encoded by the exons ATGGCAACCCCGAGTAGTGGCACGTCCAGGCGTTTAGTTCAGTATGTCATCGTCCGATCAGACCTGATACACACTTTATCATGGCCTTTAGGAGCGGTTATAACTCAAGCCTGTCATGCGGCCACTGCagccattcatttacactacAGTGATCCTGATACACAGGAATATTTGGCAGAACTGGACAGCATGCACAAAGTGGTACTGCAG GCACCAGATGAGGCTTCTCTCTCCACTCTTTCCAGTACTCTACGTGAAAAAGATATAGCTCATAAACTATGGATGGAGCAACCAGAGAATATCCCCACATGCTTGGCTTTGAAGCCCTACCCTAAGGAGACTGTGCAGCCCTTTCTAAAAAAGTTCAAGCTTTTCAAATGA